One region of Triticum aestivum cultivar Chinese Spring chromosome 6B, IWGSC CS RefSeq v2.1, whole genome shotgun sequence genomic DNA includes:
- the LOC123137576 gene encoding ATP-dependent Clp protease proteolytic subunit has product MTPSAVANLAGASPLPAFAPRPRSRPNSASPGPFGPAPRRLAVAAPPRAFFSSAPYQPPEPEGYSSVREYGLVPMVVETTSRGERAYDIFSRLLKERIVCIHGPIADETASLVVAQLLFLESENPLKPISLYINSPGGVVTAGLAIYDTMQYIRCPVNTICIGQAASMGSLLLAAGARGERRALPNARVMIHQPSGGAQGQATDIAIQAKEILKLRDRLNKIYAKHTGQNIDKIEQCMERDLFMDPEEAREWGLIDEVIENRPASLMPEGLSAVDPPHHGGGAGANGRGRDRDMEEPSAV; this is encoded by the coding sequence ATGACGCCCTCCGCCGTCGCCAACCTAGCCGGCGCCTCCCCGCTGCCCGCCTTCGCGCCCAGGCCCAGGTCCAGGCCCAACTCGGCCAGCCCGGGCCCGTTCGGGCCCGCGCCGCGccggctcgccgtcgccgccccgccgcgggccttcttctcctccgcgcccTACCAGCCGCCGGAGCCGGAGGGCTACTCCTCCGTCCGGGAGTACGGCCTCGTGCCCATGGTCGTCGAGACCACCTCCCGCGGGGAGCGCGCCTACGACATCTTCTCGCGCCTGCTCAAGGAGCGGATCGTCTGCATCCACGGGCCCATCGCCGACGAGACGGCCTCGCTCGTCGTCGCGCAGCTGCTCTTCCTCGAGTCCGAGAACCCGCTCAAGCCCAtcagcctctacatcaactcccCCGGGGGCGTCGTCACCGCCGGGCTCGCCATCTACGACACCATGCAGTACATCCGCTGCCCGGTCAACACCATCTGCATCGGCCAGGCCGCCTCCATGGGGTCGCTCCTGCTCGCCGCCGGCGCGCGCGGGGAGAGGCGGGCGCTGCCCAACGCCAGGGTCATGATCCACCAGCCCTCCGGCGGGGCCCAGGGCCAGGCCACCGACATCGCCATCCAGGCCAAGGAGATCCTCAAGCTGCGCGACCGCCTCAACAAGATCTACGCCAAGCACACGGGTCAGAACATCGACAAGATCGAGCAGTGCATGGAGCGTGACCTTTTCATGGACCCCGAGGAGGCGCGCGAATGGGGGCTTATAGACGAGGTCATCGAGAACCGCCCGGCCTCCCTCATGCCTGAGGGCCTCAGTGCCGTTGACCCGCCTCACCACGGTGGGGGCGCCGGCGCCAACGGCCGTGGCAGGGACAGGGATATGGAGGAGCCCTCCGCGGTATGA